A stretch of the Aegilops tauschii subsp. strangulata cultivar AL8/78 chromosome 4, Aet v6.0, whole genome shotgun sequence genome encodes the following:
- the LOC109785159 gene encoding putative zinc finger CCCH domain-containing protein 21 isoform X2, with the protein MEGELGYLSPAGSSCVSTERFGSSPREKLLDSTPSSRVSDGRGKGGLLRSPTWGPSPTETQLHSPSSCVSDGRYVSPLRMSAEQASEVCEAERLLRAIADRYDDCFLRLRDATAEVADLRLERLRLRAENMHLSLLLEELEADQGKRAIAPAPTPPPKPTEEVAARGGAPKSISIRSKCYLSQAKQPRGEAEAQRLRVRPPPAIEAGEDEAKGDGEVVELEAYRQGTQKTEMCNKWEGGACSYGGRCRFAHGLQEMRPVIRHPRYKTLPCQMFAAASGCPYGHRCHFRHSPAPTAQSY; encoded by the exons ATGGAGGGGGAGCTCGGGTACCTGTCGCCTGCGGGGTCGTCCTGCGTCTCCACCGAGCGCTTCGGCTCGTCGCCGCGGGAGAAGCTGCTCGACTCCACTCCCTCGTCGCGCGTATCCGACGGCCGCGGCAAGGGAGGCCTGCTCCGTTCGCCCACATGGGGGCCATCACCGACCGAGACGCAGCTCCACTCGCCCTCATCGTGCGTCTCCGACGGCCGCTACGTCTCGCCGCTCCGCATGTCGGCGGAGCAAGCGAGCGAGGTGTGCGAGGCGGAGAGGCTCCTCCGCGCGATCGCCGACCGCTACGACGACTGCTTCCTGCGCCTGCGCGACGCCACGGCCGAGGTCGCTGACCTCCGCCTCGAGCGCCTCCGCCTCAGAGCGGAGAACATGCACCTGTCTCTCCTCCTCGAGGAGCTCGAGGCCGATCAGGGGAAGCGGGCGATCGCGCCGGCTCCGACACCACCGCCGAAGCCGACGGAGGAGGTAGCAGCACGCGGGGGCGCGCCGAAGAGCATCTCCATCCGTTCCAAGTGCTACCTCTCGCAGGCGAAGCAGCCGCGGGGCGAGGCAGAGGCGCAGCGCCTCCGTGTTCGTCCGCCTCCTGCGATCGAG GCAGGGGAGGACGAGGCGAAGGGGGATGGAGAAGTGGTGGAGCTGGAGGCGTACAGGCAGGGCACCCAGAAGACGGAGATGTGCAACAAGTGGGAGGGCGGCGCCTGCTCCTACGGCGGCCGGTGCCGGTTCGCGCATGGCCTGCAGGAGATGCGCCCCGTCATCCGCCACCCGCGCTACAAGACCCTCCCCTGCCAGATGTTCGCTGCCGCCTCTGGCTGCCCCTACGGCCACCGCTGCCACTTCCGTCACTCGCCAGCGCCCACCGCCCAGTCCTACTAG
- the LOC109785159 gene encoding putative zinc finger CCCH domain-containing protein 21 isoform X1: MEGELGYLSPAGSSCVSTERFGSSPREKLLDSTPSSRVSDGRGKGGLLRSPTWGPSPTETQLHSPSSCVSDGRYVSPLRMSAEQASEVCEAERLLRAIADRYDDCFLRLRDATAEVADLRLERLRLRAENMHLSLLLEELEADQGKRAIAPAPTPPPKPTEEVAARGGAPKSISIRSKCYLSQAKQPRGEAEAQRLRVRPPPAIEQAGEDEAKGDGEVVELEAYRQGTQKTEMCNKWEGGACSYGGRCRFAHGLQEMRPVIRHPRYKTLPCQMFAAASGCPYGHRCHFRHSPAPTAQSY; encoded by the exons ATGGAGGGGGAGCTCGGGTACCTGTCGCCTGCGGGGTCGTCCTGCGTCTCCACCGAGCGCTTCGGCTCGTCGCCGCGGGAGAAGCTGCTCGACTCCACTCCCTCGTCGCGCGTATCCGACGGCCGCGGCAAGGGAGGCCTGCTCCGTTCGCCCACATGGGGGCCATCACCGACCGAGACGCAGCTCCACTCGCCCTCATCGTGCGTCTCCGACGGCCGCTACGTCTCGCCGCTCCGCATGTCGGCGGAGCAAGCGAGCGAGGTGTGCGAGGCGGAGAGGCTCCTCCGCGCGATCGCCGACCGCTACGACGACTGCTTCCTGCGCCTGCGCGACGCCACGGCCGAGGTCGCTGACCTCCGCCTCGAGCGCCTCCGCCTCAGAGCGGAGAACATGCACCTGTCTCTCCTCCTCGAGGAGCTCGAGGCCGATCAGGGGAAGCGGGCGATCGCGCCGGCTCCGACACCACCGCCGAAGCCGACGGAGGAGGTAGCAGCACGCGGGGGCGCGCCGAAGAGCATCTCCATCCGTTCCAAGTGCTACCTCTCGCAGGCGAAGCAGCCGCGGGGCGAGGCAGAGGCGCAGCGCCTCCGTGTTCGTCCGCCTCCTGCGATCGAG CAGGCAGGGGAGGACGAGGCGAAGGGGGATGGAGAAGTGGTGGAGCTGGAGGCGTACAGGCAGGGCACCCAGAAGACGGAGATGTGCAACAAGTGGGAGGGCGGCGCCTGCTCCTACGGCGGCCGGTGCCGGTTCGCGCATGGCCTGCAGGAGATGCGCCCCGTCATCCGCCACCCGCGCTACAAGACCCTCCCCTGCCAGATGTTCGCTGCCGCCTCTGGCTGCCCCTACGGCCACCGCTGCCACTTCCGTCACTCGCCAGCGCCCACCGCCCAGTCCTACTAG